In the Malania oleifera isolate guangnan ecotype guangnan chromosome 1, ASM2987363v1, whole genome shotgun sequence genome, one interval contains:
- the LOC131165408 gene encoding probable WRKY transcription factor 4 — MLDNKAASGVSAPSRPTITLPPRAPMESFFTAGAWASPGPMTLVSGFFSENHPDAECRSFSQLLAGAMASPAARPPLPMGNPTSSIEGSSEEDGRAESLGFKQNRPVGLAVARSPVFMVPPGLSPSGLLNSPGFFSPCQGPFGMSHQQALAQVTAQAVLSQTRMHIQTEYQHHLGTAPADSLIQHSSLIPNTSMHQQMPPVTSDPNSSITESSDVSHSDKKSQPLVVKRPNDDGYNWRKYGQKQVKGSEYPRSYYKCTHLNCPVKKKVERSLDGQITEIIYKGLHNHKMPQASRRAKDGNDINGNITSQVKPEVDLQCQTEGNKSNETVPSDSVPGRDEESTQAARIQLTGSSDSEDAGDAETRLGREDDDERNSKRRNIEVATYEPAPAHKTVTEPKIIVQTRSEVDLLDDGYRWRKYGQKVVKGNPHPRSYYKCTSAGCNVRKHVERASTDPKAVITTYEGKHNHDIPAARSSSHSTANGAPQLKPNSKVAEKHDSIKEMDSENKEQRLVGLLQLKEEKITV; from the exons ATGCTCGATAACAAAGCAGCTTCAGGAGTCTCGGCGCCTTCGCGCCCGACGATTACTCTCCCTCCTCGGGCCCCCATGGAGAGCTTCTTCACCGCCGGAGCCTGGGCCAGTCCCGGTCCGATGACGCTCGTCTCCGGCTTCTTCTCCGAGAACCACCCGGACGCCGAGTGTCGCTCTTTCTCCCAGCTCCTCGCCGGAGCCATGGCCTCGCCCGCGGCGAGGCCACCCTTGCCGATGGGAAATCCAACGAGTTCTATAGAGGGTTCTTCCGAGGAAGATGGGCGTGCTGAGAGCCTAGGGTTTAAGCAGAACCGGCCGGTGGGTTTGGCGGTTGCTCGGTCACCGGTGTTCATGGTCCCCCCTGGGTTAAGCCCTTCAGGGCTGCTCAATTCACCCGGCTTCTTTTCACCGTGTCAG GGTCCTTTTGGAATGTCCCACCAGCAAGCCCTGGCACAAGTTACAGCTCAAGCTGTTCTCTCCCAGACCCGCATGCACATCCAAACTGAATATCAACATCATTTGGGGACGGCTCCTGCAGATTCACTCATCCAGCATTCATCCTTGATTCCTAATACTAGTATGCACCAGCAAATGCCACCAGTGACTTCAGatcctaatagcagtattacagAATCATCCGATGTCTCTCATTCTGACAAGAAATCCCAGCCCCTAGTGGTTAAAAGGCCTAATGATGATGGCTACAACTGGCGGAAGTATGGGCAGAAGCAGGTCAAGGGCAGTGAATACCCCCGGAGCTATTACAAATGTACACATTTGAATTGCCCTGTTAAGAAAAAAGTTGAACGTTCTCTTGATGGTCAAATAACTGAGATTATCTACAAGGGCCTGCACAACCATAAAATGCCTCAAGCCAGTCGGCGTGCAAAAGATGGCAATGATATAAATGGAAATATAACATCTCAGGTCAAGCCTGAAGTTGATTTGCAGTGCCAGACAGAAGGGAACAAGTCAAATGAAACCGTTCCTAGTGATTCAGTGCCTGGGAGGGATGAGGAATCTACCCAAGCAGCACGTATACAACTAACTGGATCAAGTGATAGTGAAGATGCAGGTGATGCTGAAACAAGACTTGGAAGGGAGGATGATGATGAACGAAATTCCAAGAGAAG GAATATAGAGGTTGCAACATATGAACCAGCCCCAGCGCACAAGACAGTTACAGAACCAAAGATCATTGTGCAAACAAGAAGCGAagttgatcttttggatgatggCTACAGGTGGCGCAAGTATGGGCAGAAGGTTGTCAAAGGGAATCCTCATCCAAG GAGCTACTACAAATGCACAAGTGCCGGATGCAATGTTCGCAAGCATGTTGAGAGGGCCTCCACAGACCCCAAAGCTGTCATAACGACATACGAAGGGAAGCATAATCATGACATCCCAGCAGCTAGAAGCAGCAGTCACAGCACAGCCAATGGGGCACCACAGTTAAAGCCAAACAGTAAAGTTGCTGAGAAGCACGACTCAATAAAAGAGATGGATTCTGAAAACAAAGAACAAAGATTGGTGGGACTTTTACAGTTAAAAGAAGAGAAGATTACAGTGTAA